The Miscanthus floridulus cultivar M001 unplaced genomic scaffold, ASM1932011v1 fs_266_6, whole genome shotgun sequence genome window below encodes:
- the LOC136531037 gene encoding uncharacterized protein — protein MGNFASCTLAGAAGAGRASSGARVVLPDGRVRQVALPATAAELMLDAPGHFLADARALRPGRRIEALPADEALVRGSLYAALPMKRLGAPVAPADVARLAAAVVASGEKARAATRSRRRMRTASSPAATAKVAAVVAPPEVLDAADAAAAASLGLQEMDAAPKPRAPKLEEMAVDDAAAAAEIEELKQRLSGGGRRSRRPTLETIQEESYVPARC, from the coding sequence ATGGGCAACTTCGCGTCGTGCACGCTGGCGGGGGCAGCCGGTGCCGGGAGGGCCAGCAGCGGCGCGAGGGTCGTGCTCCCGGACGGGCGGGTGCGGCAGGTGGCCCTCCCGGCCACGGCGGCCGAGCTGATGCTGGACGCGCCGGGCCACTTCCTGGCGGACGCGCGGGCGCTGCGCCCGGGGCGGCGGATCGAGGCGCTCCCGGCGGACGAGGCGCTCGTCCGCGGCTCGCTGTACGCCGCGCTCCCCATGAAGCGCCTGGGAGCCCCCGTGGCGCCCGCCGACGTGGCGCGGCTGGCCGCCGCGGTGGTGGCCAGCGGGGAGAAGGCGCGGGCGGCgacgaggagcaggaggaggatgaggacggcGTCGTCCCCCGCCGCCACGGCCAaggtcgccgccgtcgtcgcgccGCCCGAGGTGCTGGATGCCgccgatgccgccgccgccgcgtcccttGGGCTCCAGGAGATGGACGCGGCGCCCAAGCCGAGGGCACCGAAGCTGGAGGAGATGGCCGTCGAcgacgcggcggccgcggcggagaTCGAGGAGCTCAAGCAGCGGCtcagcggcggcgggcggcggtcCAGGCGGCCCACGCTGGAGACCATCCAGGAGGAGAGCTACGTGCCTGCGAGATGCTGA
- the LOC136531036 gene encoding 65-kDa microtubule-associated protein 3-like, which produces MSSAVKDQLQQISTTCDSLLLELNVIWDEVGEPDMARDRMLLELEQECLDVYRRKVDQANRCRAQLRQAIAEAEAELAGICSAMGEPPIHVRQSNQKLHGLREELNAIVPYLEEMRKKKVERWDQFVDVIEQIKKVVSEIRPADFAPFRIPVDQSDLSLRKLEELTKELQSLQKEKSDRLKQVMEHLNTLHSLCEVLGVDFKQTVHEVHPSLGETDVSKNLSNSTIESLASAVNRLRELKVQRMQKLQDLASSMLELWNLMDTPLEEQQMFQNVTCNIAASEHEITEPNTLSIDFLGYVESEVLRLEQLKASKMKDLVLKKKTELEEHRRRAHLIGEEGYVAEFSDEAVGAGAVDPALVLEQIEAHIATVKEEAFSRKDILEKVERWLNACEEEAWLEDYNKDGNRYNAGRGAHLTLKRAEKARILVNKIPGLVDVLTTKIVAWETERGKEFTYDGVRLLSMLEEYMIVRQEKELEKKRQRDQKKIQDQLKAEQEALYGSKPSPSKPQSTKKAPRHSMGGANRRLSLGVTTTQAPKTDIMHSKTARAAKKAEDLGALSPSSRGLDIAGLPIKKLSFNASTLREAETPRKPFAQIMPGNNVSSIPARPVSNDTEEENKTPKTFAALNPKTPATITAPMQMAVTPAVANKVIATPATLFQKAESPALPGDIEYSFEERRLAVYLARQVA; this is translated from the exons ATGAGTAGCGCTGTGAAGGACCAGCTGCAGCAGATATCGACGACGTGCGATTCACTCCTGTTGGAGCTCAAC GTGATTTGGGATGAGGTCGGTGAGCCCGACATGGCGAGGGACCGGATGCTGCTGGAGCTCGAGCAGGAGTGCCTCGACGTCTACAGGAGGAAGGTCGACCAGGCCAATCGGTGCAGGGCCCAGTTGCGGCAGGCCATTGCGGAGGCAGAGGCCGAACTCGCTGGCATCTGCTCGGCCATGGGCGAACCACCGATACATGTTAGACAG TCAAATCAGAAGTTACATGGTTTGAGGGAGGAATTGAATGCGATTGTCCCATACTTGGAGGAGATGAGAAAGAAGAAAGTTGAAAGATGGGACCAATTTGTTGATGTCATAGAGCAAATTAAGAAGGTTGTATCTGAAATCAGGCCTGCAGATTTTGCACCCTTTAGAATTCCTGTGGATCAGTCTGATCTGTCATTGCGAAAGCTGGAGGAGCTAACGAAAGAGCTACAATCCCTTCAGAAGGAGAAG AGTGATCGGCTGAAACAAGTGATGGAACATCTTAACACTTTGCATTCGTTATGCGAGGTGCTTGGTGTAGACTTCAAACAAACAGTACATGAGGTGCACCCTAGCCTGGGTGAGACTGATGTATCAAAGAACCTAAGCAACAGTACAATTGAGAGTCTTGCATCAGCTGTAAACAGATTGCGTGAATTGAAAGTCCAGAGGATGCAAAAG CTTCAAGATTTGGCATCTAGCATGCTTGAACTTTGGAATCTCATGGATACACCACTTGAAGAGCAGCAGATGTTCCAGAATGTAACCTGCAATATTGCTGCTTCAGAACATGAAATAACTGAGCCTAACACCCTCTCTATTGACTTCCTCGGCTAT GTGGAATCTGAAGTTTTAAGGCTTGAACAACTTAAAGCGAGCAAGATGAAAGACCTTGTTCTGAAAAAGAAGACAGAACTGGAAGAGCATAGGAGACGTGCTCATTTGATTGGCGAGGAGGGTTATGTAGCCGAATTTAGCGATGAGGCTGTTGGGGCAG GAGCTGTTGATCCTGCGCTGGTGCTGGAACAAATTGAGGCTCACATTGCCACAGTGAAAGAGGAAGCTTTTAGCCGGAAGGATATCCTCGAGAAGGTTGAAAGATGGCTGAATGCATGTGAGGAGGAAGCTTGGCTGGAAGATTACAACAAA GATGGCAATCGTTATAATGCCGGGAGGGGGGCCCACTTGACACTCAAAAGGGCTGAGAAAGCTCGTATTTTGGTTAACAAGATCCCAG GACTGGTAGATGTTTTGACCACAAAAATTGTAGCTTGGGAGACAGAAAGAGGAAAGGAGTTCACATATGATGGT GTCCGCCTTCTGTCAATGCTTGAAGAATACATGATCGTTCGCCAGGAGAAAGAGCTAGAGAAGAAGAGGCAAAGG GATCAGAAGAAGATCCAGGATCAACTCAAAGCTGAGCAGGAAGCGCTGTATGGATCAAAACCAAGTCCATCTAAGCCACAAAGCACGAAGAAGGCGCCTAGGCACTCCATGGGTGGTGCGAACCGAAGACTGTCACTTGGTGTAACCACAACGCAAGCCCCCAAAACAGACATAATGCACTCCAAGACAGCTCGTGCTGCCAAGAAGGCTGAAGATTTGGGCGCGTTATCTCCTA GTAGTAGAGGCTTGGACATTGcgggtcttcccatcaagaagtTATCTTTCAACGCAAGCACTCTGCGAGAGGCAGAAACACCTCGCAAGCCTTTTGCCCAGATCATGCCAGGAAACAATGTCTCATCTATTCCTGCGCGGCCCGTCTCCAATGACACAGAGGAAGAGAACAAAACTCCCAAGACATTTGCAGCACTCAATCCAAAAACGCCAGCGACAATTACGGCTCCTATGCAGATGGCGGTGACACCAGCTGTGGCTAACAAGGTCATAGCCACTCCTGCAACCCTTTTCCAGAAGGCAGAGTCGCCAGCACTGCCAGGGGACATCGAGTACTCGTTCGAAGAGAGGCGGCTCGCTGTTTACCTGGCCAGGCAAGTGGCTTAA